A stretch of DNA from Leisingera caerulea DSM 24564:
GCCGATCGGCCCGTTTTCATCCGTGCCCTGCTCCAGCACCTTCCACACCTTGTCCGAAACAATGGAGCCCGACAGCGGCGCATAGGCCGAGGTGAGGCCCTTGGCGATGGTGATGATATCGGCCTCAATCCCGTAATGGTCCGAGCCGAACATGGAGCCGAGACGCCCGAACCCGGTCACCACCTCATCGGCCACCAGCAGAATGTCATGCTTCTTCAGCACGGCCTGGATCGCTTCCCAATAGCCCGCAGGCGGCGGCACGATGCCGCCAGTGCCCAGCACCGGCTCGCCGATGAAGGCGGCGATGGTGTCCGCGCCCTCACGCTCAATCAGCGCTTCCAGCTCCGCGGCGCAATGGGCCACGAACTGTTCCTCGCTCTGGTCCAGATCGGTGCGGCGGTAGTAATAGGGCGCCTCGGTGTGAATGACCTGCTCCACCGGCAGGTCGAACTTCTTGTGGAACAGCTCCAGCCCCGTCAGCGAGCCGGTGACCAGCCCTGAGCCGTGATAGCCGCGCCAGCGGGAGATAATCTTCTTCTTCTCCGGGCGGCCCAGGATGTTGTTATAATACCAGATCAGCTTGACGTTGGTTTCATTCGCGTCCGAGCCGCCGAGACCGAAATAGACCTTGGACATGTTTTTCGGTGCCCGGTCCAGGATCATCTTGGCCAGCGTGATCGAGGCCTCGGTGCCATGCCCGACATAGGAATGGTAATAGGCCAGCTCCCGCGCCTGATCGGCGATGGCTTCGGCAATCTGCTGGCGGCCATAGCCAACGTTCACGCAGTAGAGTC
This window harbors:
- a CDS encoding aspartate aminotransferase family protein, giving the protein MLKNDQLDQWDRENFFHPSTHLAQHARGESPNRVIKTASGVFIEDRDGNKLLDAFAGLYCVNVGYGRQQIAEAIADQARELAYYHSYVGHGTEASITLAKMILDRAPKNMSKVYFGLGGSDANETNVKLIWYYNNILGRPEKKKIISRWRGYHGSGLVTGSLTGLELFHKKFDLPVEQVIHTEAPYYYRRTDLDQSEEQFVAHCAAELEALIEREGADTIAAFIGEPVLGTGGIVPPPAGYWEAIQAVLKKHDILLVADEVVTGFGRLGSMFGSDHYGIEADIITIAKGLTSAYAPLSGSIVSDKVWKVLEQGTDENGPIGHGWTYSAHPIGAAAGVANLKLIDEMNLVSNAGEVGAYLNATMAEALSGHAHVGDVRGEGMLCAVEFVKDKDSRTFFDAADKIGPQISAKLLEQDKVIARAMPQGDILGFAPPFCLTRAEADQVVAATVRAVEAVLG